CAACACCGGGAGATAGGCGCGCGCCGCCCGCAGGGGATTGCGCGGGATGACCAGTCCGCGCGATTCCTGGGCCTCCATAATCTCACCGAAAATGCGCCCAAAAGTCGGGACAAACTGCATGGACATCGCCAAGGTCAGGCTGGCAGAATGCGGCAGGCCCAGCCGTGTCAGGCCGGCCACCAGCTCTCCCTGCTCCGTCGTCCACAGCAGGAGCGAAAAGGCGAAGGCCAGCGCATCCACCCGCAGGGCCATCGTCACGGCCTGCAGGACGCTGGCCGGCCCCACCGATACCTGCCCCCATCGCCACCATACGGATGCCCCGCCGGCGCCCCAGGTAAAACTGCCCAATACCAGGATAATCAAGGTGATCGGCCACAGCGGGCGCCAGGCCGCCAGCAAACGCGCCGGCGGCACCCGGCTGGAGAGCGGCAGGATATGGAGCAGTGCCAGCAGTGCAAACATCGCCAGGGGATTTCGGATGAGCGCGGCCGCGACCACGAACAACAGGGTCAGGCCGAACTTGGTGCGCGGGTCCAAACGGTGGTACCAGGCATCCCCGCGGACATACAGGTCCAGCATCATTGCCCGACCTCCCCTCCGCCGGCCGCCGCCCTCACATACGCTTCGGCAAACTCCTCCGGCAGGAGCAGGTCCGCCGGCAGGCCGGCCAAGCCGGCTTCCCGCAGTGCATGCGCGGTGTGGGTCACCGGCAGGGGCTCCAGGCCGGCCTTGCGCAGGAGGGCCGCGTTGCCCAACACGGAGCGCGTCGGCCCATCCGCCGCGATCTCGCCGGCCTGCATCAGCACGGCGCGGCCGGCGTACTGCGCCGCCAGCTCCAGGTCATGGGTGATGAGCACCACCGCCGTGCCCCGGCGGTGTCTCTGCGCGACTACCTCGAGGAAATCCCGGGCACTGCCGGCATCCAGCCCATTGGTCGGCTCGTCCAGGATGAGCAGGGCCGGCTCCTGCGCCAGCACGGCCGCCAGGGCCACCTTACGGCGCAGGCCGTAGCCCAACGCCGCCGGCGGTACATCGGCCATATCCTGCAGTCCCAATGCTTCCAGCGCGGCATTCACGCGCCTCTCCAGCTCCGCGCCCGAGACCCCTTGGAGCCGCGGGGCAAAGGCCACTTCCTCCCACACGCTGGCGGAAAAGATGATGCGGTCCGGATGTTGCGGGAGATAGGCGATCAGGCGCGCCCATTCCCCCACCTGCCGGCGGCGCGTGTCCACCCCCTCCACCAGCACGCGCCCGCGCCAGGGCTTCAGCAGGCCGTTGAAATGCTTCACCAGGGTGCTCTTGCCGGAGCCGTTGCATCCCAGGACAGCCACCCATTCCCCGCGCCTGATCTCCAGCGAGACGCCGCGCAGGGCCGGCGGCCCGTCATCGTAGCGGAACCACAGCTCCTGGACAGAAACCAGCGGGGGCGTCATGGGCAAGCTCCAGCATGCGGGAGGGGACTGGAAGGAGCCTGCGATGGCATCGGGGTTAATGCCTGGATGGCTTCTTCCGGTGTGAGGAAGTCCCACCGCCGGCCCAGGCGCTCGTTCAACAGGCGCGCCGCACGCGCCATCTGGGGGACATACACCTTGGGGCGCTGGCCGGCCGCCAGGCGCCCATATACCTCGCGCGGTGTGC
Above is a window of Anaerolineae bacterium DNA encoding:
- a CDS encoding energy-coupling factor transporter transmembrane protein EcfT; the encoded protein is MMLDLYVRGDAWYHRLDPRTKFGLTLLFVVAAALIRNPLAMFALLALLHILPLSSRVPPARLLAAWRPLWPITLIILVLGSFTWGAGGASVWWRWGQVSVGPASVLQAVTMALRVDALAFAFSLLLWTTEQGELVAGLTRLGLPHSASLTLAMSMQFVPTFGRIFGEIMEAQESRGLVIPRNPLRAARAYLPVL
- a CDS encoding ATP-binding cassette domain-containing protein, which translates into the protein MTPPLVSVQELWFRYDDGPPALRGVSLEIRRGEWVAVLGCNGSGKSTLVKHFNGLLKPWRGRVLVEGVDTRRRQVGEWARLIAYLPQHPDRIIFSASVWEEVAFAPRLQGVSGAELERRVNAALEALGLQDMADVPPAALGYGLRRKVALAAVLAQEPALLILDEPTNGLDAGSARDFLEVVAQRHRRGTAVVLITHDLELAAQYAGRAVLMQAGEIAADGPTRSVLGNAALLRKAGLEPLPVTHTAHALREAGLAGLPADLLLPEEFAEAYVRAAAGGGEVGQ